In one Rutidosis leptorrhynchoides isolate AG116_Rl617_1_P2 chromosome 8, CSIRO_AGI_Rlap_v1, whole genome shotgun sequence genomic region, the following are encoded:
- the LOC139861577 gene encoding protein DETOXIFICATION 24-like, whose amino-acid sequence MDNEIETELLKHEEEEGDLKQRIWDESKKIWRVALPSVISRVCAFGTIVVTQSFIGHISDLDLAGYALVQTLSVRFVNGILLGMSSATETLCGQAFGAGQNHMLGIYLQRSWLVDFITLTLLLPIFIFGTQMFRFFGEEELIAKSGGHISLWFIPFIYNFVFSLTIQMYLQAQLKNMIIAWLSALQFAIHIPLSMLFVYKLNMGTVGAMIALSMSSWVLVIGEFIYIFGGWCPNTWKGFTFCAFKDMLPMVKLSVSSGIMVCLELWYNAVLVLLAGYMADADIAISAISICLNINVWEFMISLSLLGAACVRVANELGRGNAKAVKFSIKVMLGTSVAIGVFFFVLCLILGKKLAYLFTDDDGVANAVSDLSLLLCFSILLNSISPVLSGVAIGAGMQGPVAIVNFVCFYLIGIPLGALLGYLTTLAVKGIWIGMIGGVLIQTIVLVYMTWRTDWDDQVIKASKRLHRFYLKSNENPEQIHS is encoded by the exons ATGGATAATGAAATTGAAACAGAACTTCTAAAACATGAAGAAGAGGAAGGTGATCTAAAACAAAGGATATGGGACGAATCGAAGAAAATATGGAGGGTGGCGTTACCTAGTGTCATATCAAGGGTTTGTGCATTCGGAACTATTGTTGTTACTCAGTCATTCATTGGACATATCAGCGACCTTGATCTTGCTGGCTATGCACTTGTTCAAACACTTAGTGTTCGATTTGTCAATGGAATACTT TTAGGAATGTCAAGTGCAACTGAAACACTTTGTGGACAAGCATTTGGAGCGGGACAAAACCATATGTTAGGCATTTACTTGCAACGATCATGGCTCGTGGATTTCATTACTCTTACACTCTTGCTGCCCATCTTTATCTTTGGTACACAAATGTTTAGATTTTTTGGTGAGGAAGAATTGATAGCTAAAAGTGGCGGACACATATCGTTATGGTTCATTCCATTCATCTACAACTTTGTTTTTAGCTTGACTATACAAATGTATCTACAAGCACAGTTAAAGAACATGATTATTGCATGGCTTTCAGCTCTTCAATTTGCAATCCATATACCTTTATCAATGCTTTTTGTGTATAAATTGAACATGGGGACCGTTGGTGCGATGATTGCACTATCAATGTCGTCGTGGGTCCTTGTGATTGGTGAATTTATTTACATTTTTGGTGGATGGTGTCCTAATACATGGAAAGGATTCACATTTTGTGCTTTTAAGGATATGTTGCCTATGGTGAAGCTCTCAGTATCTTCAGGCATTATGGTCTG CTTGGAGTTATGGTACAATGCTGTTCTAGTCTTACTTGCTGGATACATGGCAGATGCAGATATCGCAATATCCGCAATCTCCATTTG CCTCAACATCAACGTATGGGAGTTTATGATAAGCCTTAGTTTATTAGGTGCCGCATG TGTTCGAGTGGCGAATGAACTAGGCAGGGGTAACGCAAAAGCAGTGAAGTTTTCGATAAAAGTGATGTTGGGGACTTCTGTTGCGATAGGAGTGTTCTTCTTTGTTCTTTGTTTGATATTGGGCAAAAAGCTTGCATACTTGTTTACAGACGATGATGGAGTTGCAAATGCAGTATCAGATCTTTCTTTGCTCCTTTGCTTTTCAATTTTGTTGAACAGCATTAGTCCCGTACTTTCAG GGGTTGCGATTGGTGCCGGTATGCAGGGACCAGTAGCAATCGTGAACTTCGTTTGCTTTTACTTGATTGGTATTCCGTTGGGAGCATTGCTCGGATATTTAACGACTCTAGCAGTTAAG GGTATATGGATTGGAATGATTGGTGGCGTTCTAATACAAACAATTGTGCTTGTATATATGACTTGGAGAACAGATTGGGACGATCAG GTCATAAAGGCTTCAAAAAGACTCCATCGATTTTACTTAAAGTCGAATGAAAATCCAGAACAAATTCATTCGTGA